One window of Mediterraneibacter butyricigenes genomic DNA carries:
- the mreC gene encoding rod shape-determining protein MreC, whose product MKKKNQSSSNRYLVIGLSVLCILLMGLSIVAQFSSAPFRQVADVTVIPMQKGINQIGAWLSDLNDNFKTLKEVKSENKKLQAKVDSLMEENNNLQQERYELDRLQSLYKLDQNYGDYKKVGAHVIGKDSGNWFSTFTIDKGSSDGIKKDMNVLAGSGLVGIVTQTGPHWATVRSIIDDESNVSSMVLTTSDQCMVRGDLSLIEDGKIKFEQLENNDNEIKVGEQIVTSHISDKYLQGILVGYISEINVDANNLTRSGYITPVVDFKNLQEVLVITTTKADMVEKNDQSGN is encoded by the coding sequence ATGAAAAAGAAAAATCAATCTTCCTCAAACAGATACCTGGTGATCGGACTTTCCGTCCTGTGTATCTTACTAATGGGACTTTCTATTGTTGCCCAGTTCTCATCGGCTCCTTTCAGACAGGTGGCAGATGTAACGGTAATCCCGATGCAAAAGGGAATCAACCAGATCGGCGCATGGCTGAGTGATCTCAATGACAATTTTAAGACCTTAAAGGAAGTGAAATCTGAAAACAAAAAACTTCAGGCGAAAGTAGATTCCCTGATGGAAGAGAATAACAATCTCCAGCAGGAACGTTATGAACTGGATCGGCTCCAGTCTCTTTATAAGCTGGATCAGAACTATGGAGATTATAAAAAAGTGGGAGCCCATGTGATCGGAAAAGATTCCGGAAACTGGTTCAGTACATTTACGATTGATAAGGGAAGTTCTGACGGGATCAAAAAAGATATGAATGTTCTTGCAGGAAGTGGTCTGGTCGGGATTGTGACCCAGACAGGCCCACATTGGGCAACGGTCCGCAGCATTATTGATGATGAAAGTAATGTAAGCAGCATGGTTCTTACTACATCCGATCAGTGTATGGTTCGCGGAGATCTTTCGCTGATCGAGGATGGAAAGATCAAGTTCGAGCAATTGGAAAATAACGACAATGAGATCAAAGTCGGGGAACAGATCGTTACTTCTCATATCAGTGATAAATATTTACAGGGGATCCTGGTTGGCTATATCAGCGAAATTAATGTGGATGCAAACAACCTGACCAGATCCGGATACATCACTCCGGTAGTAGATTTTAAAAATCTTCAGGAAGTTCTCGTCATCACCACAACAAAAGCGGATATGGTAGAGAAGAATGACCAGTCAGGAAATTAA
- the mreD gene encoding rod shape-determining protein MreD, with translation MKLWLKVRRPVIFGGLVLVFFLLQCTIFPSLQLGGVKPDLLIILTVATGIIRGKKDGVLVGFFSGLLIDIQFGEILGFYALIYLVIGYAIGWSKQFFFDEELKLPLILVFFGDFAYGIIIYVLRFLLRSEFHFVYYLNRIIIPQVIYTTIAALAFYPLIRLINRKLEEEEKRSASRFV, from the coding sequence ATGAAATTATGGCTTAAGGTCAGAAGACCTGTCATTTTTGGCGGGCTGGTTCTTGTTTTTTTCCTGTTGCAATGTACGATTTTCCCATCCCTGCAATTAGGAGGCGTAAAGCCGGATCTTCTGATCATTCTTACCGTTGCAACCGGTATTATACGTGGAAAAAAAGACGGTGTACTGGTCGGATTTTTTTCCGGACTGCTGATTGATATCCAGTTTGGGGAGATTCTGGGATTTTATGCGCTGATTTATCTGGTGATCGGATATGCGATTGGCTGGAGTAAGCAGTTCTTTTTTGATGAGGAATTAAAGCTTCCCCTGATCCTTGTATTTTTCGGAGATTTTGCATACGGAATCATTATTTATGTTTTAAGATTCCTTCTGCGCAGTGAATTTCATTTTGTTTACTATCTGAATCGTATTATCATACCTCAGGTGATTTATACAACCATTGCAGCTTTGGCTTTCTATCCGCTGATCCGACTGATCAATCGGAAACTGGAAGAAGAAGAGAAAAGGAGTGCTAGTAGATTTGTTTGA
- a CDS encoding penicillin-binding transpeptidase domain-containing protein, producing MLKSRAFVLILVFCVLSAGLVNRIFYLQIVKGQDYLDNYKLRIMKTRSISGTRGNIYDRNGNLLAYNELAYSVTIEDNIASGDSKNKILNGILEKVMEIVEAHGDSIISDFGIILNSQGNYEFNQSSDTQKLRFIADIYGCKTIDELTEKQKNVTADDIIKYLCTDKTYGYGLNLKKHDKAYILKMVNMRYAISLNSYQKYIPSTLAYDVSDETVSAIMENLDQLDGVNIAEDSLRRYTDSQYFASIIGYTGKISQEEYDALDKDVKKNYSLTDIVGKAGLEQTLEQQLQGVKGETKVYVDSVGKVIETVSTKDPKAGNDVYLTIDKDLQETTYHLIEEKLAAILLSKIQNVMNYDPTTASNASQLIIPIDDVYYAFIGNEIINMSHFSAEDAQPVEQQVYAAFTQRKEVVIQEVLQNLKDPNSAAYKDLSKEMQAYMNYISTDLLTTNEGILNKDVIDTSDDTYIAWATDESINLNTYLNYAISKNWVNTSKLENYVSNGKYSDSKEVYQGILSYLEDYLKSDSNFDKLLYKYLIKSGGISGSQICAIVYEQGVLPMDEAAYNSLVSGGNAFSWVTGKIQSLEITPGQLALEPCTGSAVVSDVNTGEVLACVSYPGYDSNRLANTMDSKYYNQLVTGLSRPFYNNATQERTAPGSTFKMVSSVAGLTEGVIKGSTIINCAGIFDKVEPNPKCWVYPDAHGGLNVVNALEVSCNSFFYEVGYDLGLDENGEYSSDLGVKRIKKYAEEFGLGETTGIEIPESSPQISDTASVPTAIGQGTNNYTVSQLNRYVATVANKGTVYKLSLLDKVTDIDGNVVKEYEPEVVNTMDDVSTNTWNLVHQGMEDMVSSSSTFVGIGNLSMAGKTGTAQQSDTHPDHALFVGYAPTDSPEVAVAVRIANGYSSSYTAEIGRDIMRYRFKTADVDELVKGAAAELGSAVHGD from the coding sequence ATGCTGAAATCCAGAGCCTTTGTACTGATTCTTGTGTTCTGTGTATTATCGGCCGGTCTGGTCAATCGTATCTTTTATCTGCAGATTGTAAAAGGCCAGGATTATCTGGATAATTATAAACTTCGTATCATGAAGACCCGTTCCATTTCCGGAACCCGTGGAAATATCTATGACCGGAACGGAAATCTTCTGGCATACAATGAGCTGGCTTATTCCGTAACCATCGAGGATAATATTGCCAGCGGAGACAGTAAGAATAAAATCCTGAACGGGATCTTGGAAAAAGTAATGGAGATCGTGGAAGCACACGGCGATTCTATTATAAGTGATTTCGGAATTATTTTAAACAGTCAGGGCAACTACGAATTCAATCAGTCTTCCGATACGCAGAAGCTTCGTTTTATTGCAGATATTTACGGCTGCAAGACGATTGATGAGCTTACCGAAAAACAGAAAAATGTAACAGCCGACGATATCATCAAATATCTGTGTACCGATAAAACTTACGGATATGGACTGAATCTGAAAAAACATGATAAAGCTTATATCCTGAAAATGGTAAATATGCGTTATGCCATCAGTCTGAACAGTTATCAGAAATACATCCCAAGTACACTGGCGTATGATGTCAGCGATGAGACGGTATCTGCCATTATGGAAAATCTGGATCAACTGGATGGTGTAAATATTGCGGAAGATTCTTTGCGCCGTTATACGGACAGTCAGTATTTCGCTTCCATTATCGGTTATACCGGAAAGATTTCTCAGGAAGAGTATGACGCGCTTGATAAAGATGTAAAGAAAAATTACAGCCTCACCGATATTGTAGGAAAAGCAGGTTTGGAGCAGACACTGGAGCAGCAGCTTCAGGGAGTAAAGGGAGAGACCAAGGTTTACGTAGATTCTGTGGGAAAGGTGATTGAAACGGTCAGCACCAAAGATCCAAAAGCAGGAAATGATGTTTATCTGACAATTGATAAAGATCTTCAGGAAACCACTTATCATCTGATCGAAGAGAAGCTTGCAGCGATCCTTTTATCAAAGATTCAAAATGTCATGAATTATGATCCAACAACTGCTTCCAATGCCAGCCAGTTAATTATTCCGATTGATGATGTATATTATGCATTCATCGGAAATGAGATTATCAATATGAGTCATTTTTCAGCAGAGGATGCCCAACCGGTTGAACAGCAGGTTTACGCAGCGTTTACCCAACGGAAAGAGGTGGTAATCCAGGAAGTTCTTCAGAATCTCAAAGATCCCAATTCTGCTGCATACAAAGATCTTTCCAAGGAAATGCAGGCATACATGAATTACATTTCCACAGATCTTCTGACGACAAATGAAGGGATCCTGAATAAAGATGTGATTGATACAAGTGATGATACGTATATCGCTTGGGCAACGGATGAGTCCATCAATCTGAATACTTATCTGAATTATGCAATTTCCAAAAACTGGGTGAATACTTCCAAACTGGAGAATTATGTCTCCAATGGAAAATATTCCGATTCTAAGGAAGTTTATCAGGGGATTTTATCTTATCTGGAAGATTATTTGAAGTCCGACAGTAATTTCGACAAACTTCTTTATAAGTATCTTATAAAATCAGGAGGTATCAGTGGTTCACAGATCTGTGCCATCGTGTATGAGCAGGGAGTTCTTCCGATGGATGAGGCTGCCTATAACAGCCTGGTATCCGGTGGAAATGCATTTTCCTGGGTGACCGGAAAAATTCAGTCGCTGGAGATTACACCAGGACAGCTTGCTTTAGAGCCATGTACAGGTTCTGCGGTAGTCAGTGATGTAAATACCGGAGAAGTATTAGCCTGTGTTTCTTATCCGGGCTATGACAGTAACCGGCTTGCCAACACCATGGACTCCAAGTATTATAACCAACTGGTAACCGGACTGTCCCGTCCGTTTTATAACAATGCAACGCAGGAGAGAACCGCACCGGGATCTACCTTCAAAATGGTATCTTCTGTGGCAGGTCTTACAGAAGGCGTGATCAAGGGATCCACCATCATCAACTGTGCAGGTATCTTTGATAAAGTTGAACCGAATCCAAAATGTTGGGTGTATCCGGACGCTCACGGCGGCCTGAATGTAGTCAATGCCCTGGAAGTATCCTGTAACAGTTTCTTTTATGAAGTCGGATATGACCTGGGACTGGATGAAAACGGAGAGTATTCTAGTGACCTCGGAGTTAAGAGAATCAAAAAGTATGCGGAAGAATTCGGACTGGGAGAAACGACCGGAATCGAAATACCGGAATCCTCCCCGCAGATTTCTGATACCGCTTCTGTACCAACTGCAATCGGACAGGGTACCAACAACTATACAGTCAGTCAGTTAAACCGTTATGTTGCCACTGTGGCTAACAAGGGAACGGTGTACAAGCTTTCTCTGTTGGACAAGGTGACAGACATTGACGGAAATGTTGTAAAGGAATATGAACCTGAAGTGGTCAACACCATGGATGATGTTTCAACCAACACCTGGAACCTGGTTCATCAGGGAATGGAAGACATGGTGTCCAGTTCCTCAACATTCGTTGGAATCGGCAATCTGTCCATGGCAGGAAAAACCGGTACGGCTCAGCAGAGTGATACACATCCGGACCATGCGCTGTTCGTAGGATATGCGCCGACAGATTCACCGGAAGTTGCTGTAGCTGTTCGAATCGCAAACGGTTATAGTTCTTCCTATACTGCAGAAATCGGCCGTGATATTATGCGCTATCGCTTTAAAACAGCTGATGTGGATGAACTCGTAAAAGGTGCAGCAGCAGAACTTGGAAGCGCCGTCCACGGAGATTAA
- a CDS encoding septum site-determining protein MinC yields the protein MLVTVKTNKYCLEIHMSPDAPFSQILEELHSKFLDSAKFFGKAKMALAIFGQTLTYEQTAQILEMITELTQIEIICVLDYDEENEPYWRTLLEQAQERLIQQRGLIHKGSLENHQVLQSESDLVVLGNVEPGARVESAGNIVIVGGLYGSAHAGMGGDHSAFISAITMRPKKMLIGKIEARIPHVYQEDSSIQGPKIAVVDGHRIYIDPLIE from the coding sequence ATGTTAGTAACTGTAAAAACCAATAAATATTGTCTTGAAATCCATATGAGTCCGGATGCGCCCTTTTCACAGATCCTGGAAGAGCTTCACAGCAAATTTCTGGATTCTGCCAAATTTTTCGGAAAGGCAAAGATGGCTCTGGCAATTTTCGGACAGACACTGACCTATGAGCAGACGGCTCAGATCCTGGAAATGATCACCGAGCTGACTCAGATCGAGATCATCTGTGTCTTGGATTATGATGAGGAAAATGAACCATATTGGCGTACGTTGCTGGAGCAGGCTCAGGAGCGCTTGATCCAGCAACGTGGACTGATCCACAAAGGATCTCTGGAAAATCATCAGGTTCTTCAGTCGGAATCGGACCTGGTAGTTCTGGGAAATGTAGAACCCGGAGCCAGAGTGGAGTCTGCCGGTAATATTGTGATCGTTGGCGGACTTTACGGTTCAGCGCATGCCGGAATGGGCGGAGATCATTCTGCGTTTATCTCAGCGATCACCATGCGTCCGAAGAAAATGCTGATCGGAAAGATTGAAGCAAGGATCCCGCATGTTTATCAGGAAGATTCTTCCATACAGGGACCAAAGATTGCAGTAGTAGATGGTCATCGCATTTATATAGATCCGTTGATCGAATAA
- the minD gene encoding septum site-determining protein MinD, which translates to MSEVIVITSGKGGVGKTTTTANIGAGLAVLGKKILVIDTDLGLRNLDVVMGLENRIIYNLVDVIEGSCRLKQALIRDSRFASLYLLPSAQTKDKSAVSPEQMRKLVDEIREDYDYILIDCPAGIEQGFKNAISAADSAIVVTTPEVSAIRDADRIIGLLETQGIRSVRLLINKLRIDMVRRGDMMSVEDVTEILAVDLVGVVPDDEQVVIATNQGEILSREQGLAGAAYDNICHRICGEEIPIPDYTKSEGILARMSHLFKRN; encoded by the coding sequence ATGAGTGAAGTAATCGTAATTACATCAGGAAAAGGCGGCGTTGGAAAGACAACGACGACAGCGAACATCGGAGCAGGACTTGCTGTTCTGGGGAAAAAAATTCTCGTGATCGACACAGATCTTGGCCTCAGGAATCTGGATGTAGTTATGGGACTGGAAAACCGTATCATTTACAATCTGGTGGATGTGATCGAAGGAAGCTGCCGATTAAAGCAGGCACTGATCAGAGACAGCCGTTTTGCATCGCTGTATCTTCTTCCTTCCGCGCAGACAAAAGATAAATCCGCCGTCTCACCGGAGCAGATGCGAAAGCTTGTTGATGAGATACGCGAAGATTATGATTATATTCTGATTGACTGTCCTGCCGGAATCGAACAGGGATTCAAAAACGCGATTTCTGCTGCAGATTCAGCCATTGTCGTAACAACCCCCGAAGTATCAGCAATCCGTGACGCAGATCGGATCATTGGCCTTCTGGAAACCCAGGGAATCCGCTCTGTACGACTTCTGATCAACAAACTTCGGATCGATATGGTACGTCGTGGAGATATGATGTCCGTAGAAGATGTGACCGAGATCCTGGCAGTAGATCTTGTCGGGGTCGTTCCGGATGATGAGCAGGTTGTCATTGCAACCAATCAGGGCGAAATCCTTTCCAGAGAGCAGGGGCTGGCAGGCGCTGCCTATGATAATATCTGCCACAGGATCTGCGGAGAAGAAATTCCGATTCCGGATTATACAAAATCTGAGGGAATCCTTGCCAGAATGTCTCATTTGTTCAAAAGAAATTAG
- a CDS encoding cell division topological specificity factor MinE, with translation MSTPSVTIAKKRLKSLIVSDRMECTSDMIDNFTKDLYLTVSKYIEVSPEKFQIRIQRSEIQITFTGEDF, from the coding sequence ATGAGTACACCTTCCGTTACAATCGCAAAAAAACGTCTGAAATCTCTGATTGTTTCAGATCGAATGGAATGTACTTCGGATATGATTGATAATTTTACAAAAGATCTGTATCTGACGGTTTCGAAATACATAGAAGTTTCACCTGAGAAATTTCAGATCAGGATTCAACGTTCAGAAATACAGATTACATTTACAGGAGAAGACTTTTGA
- a CDS encoding FtsW/RodA/SpoVE family cell cycle protein encodes MYLFKRYKLKDYKFSLVALVTLISILGVLVVGSANQSLQGRQAFGVVVGLIIMVIVSLIDYQWVLNLYWILYIVNILLLVAVLLFGVEVNGAQRWLNLGFTRFQPSDLTKIITILFYAKFLMDREHKINQKKTIIQAIALMVPTLILIYKEPNLSNTICLALLFCIIMYLGGLSYRFIGTVLAIILPVAIIFLSIVVQPNQKLLRGYQQDRILAWLEPEKYATETAYQQLNSVMAIGSGQLTGKGLNNNTTTSVKNGNFLSEPETDFIFAIIGEELGFVGCCIVILLLLLIVIECILIGQKAKDTGGRLICGGVAALIGTQSFINVSVATMIFPNTGISLPFISYGLTSVVCFFIGIGLVLNVGLQPNKYQ; translated from the coding sequence TTGTATTTATTTAAACGCTACAAACTAAAAGATTATAAATTCAGTCTGGTTGCGCTGGTAACCCTGATCTCCATTCTTGGAGTGCTGGTGGTCGGAAGCGCCAATCAGTCTTTACAGGGAAGGCAGGCTTTCGGTGTGGTTGTCGGTCTGATCATCATGGTGATCGTGTCATTGATCGACTATCAATGGGTACTGAATTTATACTGGATCTTATATATTGTGAATATCCTTCTTCTGGTTGCGGTTCTTTTATTCGGAGTCGAAGTAAACGGTGCACAGCGTTGGCTGAACCTGGGATTTACCAGATTCCAGCCTTCTGATCTTACCAAGATCATAACAATTTTGTTTTATGCCAAATTTCTGATGGACCGCGAACACAAGATCAACCAGAAAAAAACGATCATACAGGCGATTGCATTGATGGTTCCGACCCTGATCCTGATTTATAAGGAACCAAATCTTTCTAATACCATCTGTCTGGCATTATTGTTCTGTATTATTATGTATCTTGGCGGTCTGAGTTATCGTTTTATCGGAACGGTTCTCGCGATCATTCTTCCGGTTGCTATTATATTTCTGAGTATCGTGGTACAGCCCAATCAGAAGCTTTTACGCGGATATCAGCAGGATCGTATCCTGGCGTGGCTGGAGCCAGAAAAGTATGCGACAGAAACGGCCTATCAACAGTTGAATTCGGTGATGGCAATCGGTTCCGGACAATTGACAGGAAAGGGACTAAATAATAACACCACAACTTCTGTAAAAAACGGAAATTTCCTGTCAGAACCCGAAACTGACTTTATTTTCGCAATAATTGGTGAAGAATTAGGATTTGTGGGTTGTTGTATCGTCATTCTTTTGTTATTATTAATAGTGATTGAATGTATCCTGATCGGACAAAAAGCAAAGGACACCGGAGGGCGACTCATCTGCGGAGGAGTAGCCGCACTGATCGGAACTCAGAGTTTTATCAACGTCAGTGTGGCAACCATGATCTTTCCGAATACCGGAATTTCTCTTCCGTTTATCAGTTATGGACTGACATCAGTCGTTTGCTTTTTCATAGGAATCGGACTTGTCCTGAATGTAGGATTACAGCCAAATAAATATCAATGA